In Argopecten irradians isolate NY chromosome 11, Ai_NY, whole genome shotgun sequence, one DNA window encodes the following:
- the LOC138334364 gene encoding cilia- and flagella-associated protein 99-like isoform X2, with protein MPELQEMLCHMKAKIDNKLRPRRKTTPKTETKPFEITQPRPRSIPIPEPIPKLHKHKPPPRSLYDDPEEFDILKRNRDVNRRKAEERLMEASRIQFACANPEKSDKTKEIWNNIISEEDGKLDFERHRAKPTPSFLSKEVPFKMNTTAILREGHLYSQREDKEIKRLENLEAGAKDKSEFEKWQNKMKTQDLEQELAAIERRRLEGKLSHEEAILARQNLIRSNKQKVMNHREETKKMFDEFLQQKFKEEQEMRLLVEQTMQGHKNAKDATKKIQDIKRKIVQDVNEESRELMRQAVEEAEVEMRRRMELIHQIRAMEAVPIIRQKFVDLTATSGHGLLSEMSIAELRERMCLLKTAEEELEEQRRDDILASKEAKDQKLLDTLETISRHRLEQTKSAAIRFERRKKGEPRPLQIKDEKLTELERRLEERKAMRKREQQSAKITASRTAANRTQSLINQKKALEENRWKELEMTRERTARIMNDGFQSKSANRLAVM; from the exons ATGCCCGAACTCCAGGAAATGCTGTGTCATATGAAGGCCAAAATAGACAACAAACTCAGACCTCGTCGCAAGACAACACCTAAAACTG AAACCAAGCCCTTCGAAATTACCCAGCCTCGACCCAGGAGTATACCAATACCTGAGCCG ATCCCTAAACTTCATAAACACAAGCCTCCACCACGCTCACTGTACGACGATCCAGAGGAGTTTGACATCCTCAAGAGGAATCGAGATGTTAATCGAAGGAAGGCAGAG gagagattAATGGAAGCTTCAAGAATACAGTTTGCCTGTGCAAATCCAGAGAAGTCAGACAAGACAAAAGAAATCTGGAACAACATTATCAGTGAGGAGGATGGTAAACTGGACTTTGAAAGGCATAGAGCTAAACCTACTCCATCTTTCCTG AGTAAAGAAGTACCATTTAAGATGAATACTACCGCCATTCTGAGGGAAGGCCACCTCTACTCACAGAGAGAGGACAAAGAAATTAAAAG GTTAGAGAACTTGGAAGCAGGAGCCAAGGATAAGAGCGAGTTTGAAAAGTggcaaaacaaaatgaaaacccAGGATCTGGAACAGGAACTGGCTGCCATTGAACGCCGTCGCTTGGAAGGCAAACTGAGTCATGAGGAGGCCATTCTGGCACGACAAAATCTCATCCGATCAAATAAACAGAAAGTGATGAATCACAGAGAGGAG acaaagaaaatgtttgatgaatttcttcaacaaaaattcaaggaAGAACAGGAAATGAG GCTATTGGTGGAACAGACAATGCAAGGTCACAAAAATGCCAAAGATGCCACGAAAAAAATTCAGGACATTAAACGGAAAATTG TCCAGGATGTGAACGAGGAGAGTCGGGAACTGATGAGACAGGCTGTTGAGGAG GCGGAAGTTGAAATGCGGAGAAGGATGGAGCTGATCCACCAGATCCGAGCGATGGAAGCCGTTCCCATCATCCGACAAAAGTTTGTAGATCTGACAGCGACATCTGGCCACGGACTGCTCAGCGAAATGTCAATTGCAGAA TTGAGGGAGCGTATGTGTCTACTGAAGACAGCGGAGGAAGAGTTAGAGGAGCAGAGGCGAGACGACATACTGGCATCTAAAGAG GCTAAAGACCAGAAACTTCTTGACACACTGGAAACGATATCCCGTCACCGCCTGGAGCAGACAAAATCAGCTGCCATCAG GTTTGAGCGGCGTAAGAAAGGAGAACCGCGACCACTCCAGATAAAGGATGAAAAACTTACAGAATTAGAACGGAGGCTGGAGGAACGTAAAGCGATGAGGAAACGTGAACAACAGAGTGCCAAGATCACGGCCAGTCGGACAGCCGCCAACCGTACACAGAGTCTCATCAACCAGAAG